In Vigna angularis cultivar LongXiaoDou No.4 chromosome 8, ASM1680809v1, whole genome shotgun sequence, one DNA window encodes the following:
- the LOC108344611 gene encoding alkane hydroxylase MAH1 encodes MVIPFFIFVALSVILVLPVIIYFFHRRLCCRYPLFTDYPITGMLPEVLCNLWRIHDFSVEKLKSHGGTGEFTGPWLTNMNYLVTSDPINVHHILSKNFNNYVKGPEFREIFQAFGDGIFTADAEAWKYNRDLFQFLFKNRSFEVFLEKTIRKKVQNSLLVVLDHVQQQGSMVDLQDVFNRLTFDNICSTVLGYDPHCLSLDFPEVAIEKAFNEIEESIFYRHVMPKRLWKLQRWLQIGREKTMTEACKSFDEFIHALIASKLEKLSKYNENQTGEACADLLTTLMREGKEEHDAGFLRDAVFNLFVAGRDTLTSALTWFFWLVATNPLVEAKILQEMNEKIGRNENTASILTIEEVKKLVYLHGAICETLRLFPPIPFERKQALEADVLPSGHGVNPRTMILFSLYAMGRFEEIWGEDCMEMKPERWISQKGGIVYVPSYKFVAFNAGPRTCLGKELSFLQMKIVAAAILRNYHVGVVEGSVVTPNLSVVLLMKNGLKVKITKRET; translated from the exons ATgg TGATTCCTTTCTTTATATTTGTAGCATTGAGTGTGATTCTAGTGCTTCCGGT CATCATCTATTTCTTCCATCGGAGACTATGTTGCAGATACCCTCTCTTCACCGACTACCCCATCACCGGAATGCTACCGGAGGTACTCTGCAATCTGTGGCGCATCCATGATTTTTCAGTTGAGAAGCTGAAATCACATGGGGGAACTGGTGAGTTCACTGGACCATGGCTTACAAACATGAACTATTTGGTCACCAGTGACCCCATCAACGTGCACCATATTTTGAGCAAGAATTTCAACAACTACGTCAAGGGACCCGAGTTTCGTGAGATCTTTCAGGCTTTCGGAGATGGGATATTCACTGCTGATGCAGAAGCATGGAAATACAACAGGGATCTCTTCCAATTCCTCTTTAAAAACAGAAGCTTCGAGGTGTTTCTGGAGAAAACCATTCGGAAGAAGGTGCAGAATAGTCTACTTGTCGTGTTGGATCATGTGCAACAACAAGGGAGCATGGTGGATCTTCAAGATGTCTTCAATCGCTTAACCTTCGACAACATATGTTCCACAGTTCTGGGATACGACCCTCATTGCCTTTCCCTTGATTTTCCAGAAGTTGCAATCGAGAAGGCTTTTAATGAAATAGAGGAGTCCATTTTCTACAGACATGTAATGCCAAAGCGTCTTTGGAAGCTGCAGAGATGGCTTCAGATTGGTCGAGAGAAGACGATGACAGAAGCATGCAAATCGTTCGATGAGTTCATCCATGCACTCATAGCGTCTAAGTTGGAAAAACTAAGCAAGTACAACGAAAATCAAACAGGAGAAGCCTGTGCTGATTTGCTGACAACTTTGATGAGAGAGGGAAAGGAAGAACACGATGCTGGCTTTCTAAGGGATGCTGTGTTCAATCTTTTTGTGGCTGGGAGAGATACCTTAACTTCAGCTCTCACCTGGTTCTTCTGGCTTGTTGCTACAAACCCTTTGGTGGAAGCCAAGATTCTTCAAGAGATGAATGAAAAGAttggaagaaatgaaaatacagCATCGATTTTAACTATAGAGGAAGTGAAAAAACTGGTTTATCTGCATGGTGCTATATGTGAAACATTGAGACTCTTTCCTCCTATACCTTTCGAACGCAAACAAGCCCTTGAAGCTGACGTGCTTCCTAGTGGTCATGGTGTTAATCCAAGAACAATGATATTATTTTCACTGTATGCAATGGGAAGATTTGAGGAAATATGGGGAGAAGATTGCATGGAAATGAAGCCAGAGAGATGGATCTCACAGAAAGGAGGCATTGTTTATGTACCATCTTACAAGTTCGTTGCTTTTAATGCAGGACCTAGGACTTGCTTAGGTAAAGAGTTGTCTTTTCTTCAAATGAAGATTGTTGCAGCTGCTATTTTGCGCAATTATCATGTCGGAGTGGTGGAAGGTTCTGTTGTGACGCCAAATCTTTCGGTTGTTCTTCTGATGAAGAATGGTTTAAAGGTTAAGATAACAAAAAGAGAAACTTAA
- the LOC108345306 gene encoding alkane hydroxylase MAH1 — protein sequence MAFLLVGYAGAATIAALLCMLRLFYLRRCCTNPIFTEYPFVGMLPHVLCNLWHAHDYSTQVLKQHGGTGEFVGPWFTGMNYMLTCDPLNVHHMLSKNFRNYVKGPEFREIFQAFGDGIFTADAEAWRYSRDLFHSLLKHKSFEVFLEKTIQKKVQNSLLPLLNHVQQQGRVVDLQDVFNRFTFDNICCTVLGRDPECLSIDFPEVAIEKAFNQAEESIFYRHIVPTFVWKMQQWLQIGQEKKMTEACRTLDEFIYSCIASKREDLSRNEENETGETFHVDLLTTLMREGKGKGEAHEDIFLRDAVFNLFVAGRDTITSALTWFFWLVATNPLVEAKIVEEMNEKFGINEKTVLRAEEVKKLVYLHGAMCETLRLFPPIPFERKEAVEADVLPSGHGVNPRTKILLFLYAMGRVEEIWGEDCMELKPERWISEKGGIVHVPSYKFIAFNAGPRNCLGKDLSFIQLKIVAAAILRSYHVQVVEGYVATPSLSIVLLMKDGLKVNMTKRKF from the coding sequence ATGGCTTTCTTATTGGTTGGCTATGCAGGAGCAGCAACAATTGCAGCACTCCTCTGCATGTTACGCTTGTTCTATCTCAGACGATGTTGCACGAACCCCATCTTCACTGAATACCCTTTTGTCGGCATGCTACCACACGTTCTTTGCAATTTGTGGCATGCCCATGATTATTCAACTCAGGTTTTGAAACAACATGGTGGAACTGGTGAGTTCGTTGGACCATGGTTTACCGGTATGAACTACATGCTCACCTGTGATCCCCTCAACGTGCACCATATGCTGAGCAAAAATTTCCGTAACTACGTCAAGGGACCCGAGTTTCGTGAGATTTTTCAGGCTTTCGGAGATGGAATTTTCACTGCTGATGCAGAAGCTTGGAGATACAGCAGAGATCTCTTCCATTCCTTGCTCAAGCATAAAAGCTTCGAAGTGTTTCTGGAGAAAACTATTCAGAAGAAGGTGCAGAATAGCCTACTTCCTTTATTGAATCACGTGCAGCAACAAGGGAGGGTGGTGGATCTTCAAGATGTCTTCAATCGCTTCACTTTCGATAACATATGTTGTACAGTTCTCGGTCGTGACCCTGAATGCCTTTCCATTGATTTTCCAGAAGTTGCAATCGAGAAGGCTTTTAACCAAGCAGAAGAGTCCATATTCTACAGACACATAGTGCCAACGTTTGTTTGGAAGATGCAGCAATGGCTTCAGATTGGTCAAGAGAAGAAGATGACAGAAGCATGTAGAACACTTGATGAGTTCATATATTCATGCATAGCGTCCAAGAGAGAAGATCTAAGCAGGAACGAGGAAAATGAAACGGGAGAAACTTTTCATGTTGACTTGTTAACAACTTTGATGAGAGAAGGAAAGGGAAAAGGAGAAGCACATGAGGATATATTTCTAAGAGATGCTGTGTTCAATCTTTTTGTGGCTGGGAGAGATACCATAACTTCAGCTCTTACGTGGTTCTTCTGGCTTGTTGCTACGAACCCTTTGGTGGAAGCCAAGATTGTTGAAGAGATGAATGAAAAGTTTGGAATCAATGAAAAGACAGTTTTAAGGGCTGAGGAGGTGAAAAAGCTGGTTTATCTGCATGGTGCTATGTGTGAAACGTTGAGGCTGTTTCCTCCTATACCTTTCGAACGTAAGGAAGCAGTTGAAGCTGACGTGCTTCCTAGTGGCCATGGTGTTAATCCCAGAACAAAGATATTACTATTTTTGTATGCAATGGGAAGAGTTGAAGAAATATGGGGAGAAGATTGCATGGAGTTGAAGCCAGAGAGATGGATCTCAGAGAAAGGAGGTATTGTTCATGTACCATCTTACAAATTCATTGCTTTCAATGCAGGACCTCGAAATTGCTTGGGGAAAGACTTGTCCTTTATCCAATTGAAGATTGTGGCAGCAGCTATTTTGCGCAGTTACCATGTTCAAGTTGTGGAGGGTTATGTTGCAACTCCTAGCCTCTCCATTGTTCTTCTTATGAAGGATGGTTTGAAGGTGAATATGACGAAAAGAAAGTTTTAG